The Deltaproteobacteria bacterium genome window below encodes:
- a CDS encoding CoA transferase, translated as MPLEGLRVLSFDHVLAGPFGMMLLADLGAEVLKVESAKGGLDPFRFFGTGDDPNASPRFLEFNRNKRSVTVNLKHPEGPGLIRELALHCDLVLDNFAARVMPGLGLDYDHLVEHKPDIVTLRMPGLGATGPKKDSLTLGTIITGFTGFTWLWNESPEVDPPVGAGTVLPDYVSGVMAAILSVAVTLYRRRTGRGMAMDMAQAEAAAFLIGTAMIQAANTDTEPVAVGNRSLYHAPYGIYPCEGDDRWCVIATENDAQWRSLAAAIGRPELAGDPRFRDSADRVRRRDELDAMIEEWTRTRDRHEVMRLLQAEGVPCGAVQNGADLVENDPHLQARGFLGTHDNPRFGRLTLPCLPIRFARTAASQDWVFPDLGRDTDRTLRDVLGYDDARIRQLREDGALE; from the coding sequence CTGCCGCTGGAGGGCCTGCGCGTCCTGAGCTTCGACCACGTGCTCGCGGGGCCCTTCGGCATGATGCTGCTAGCGGACCTGGGCGCGGAGGTGCTCAAGGTGGAATCCGCCAAGGGCGGGCTCGATCCCTTCCGCTTCTTCGGCACCGGCGACGATCCCAACGCCTCGCCCCGCTTCCTGGAGTTCAACCGGAACAAGCGCTCCGTAACCGTGAACCTGAAGCATCCCGAGGGACCCGGCCTGATCCGCGAACTGGCGCTGCACTGCGACCTGGTCCTGGACAACTTCGCGGCGCGGGTGATGCCCGGCCTGGGACTCGACTACGATCATTTGGTGGAGCATAAGCCCGACATCGTCACCCTGCGGATGCCCGGGCTCGGCGCCACCGGCCCCAAGAAGGACTCCCTCACCCTGGGCACCATCATCACCGGGTTCACCGGCTTCACCTGGCTGTGGAACGAGTCACCGGAGGTGGATCCTCCGGTAGGCGCGGGCACGGTGCTGCCCGACTACGTCTCGGGAGTCATGGCTGCGATCCTGTCGGTCGCGGTCACCCTCTACCGCCGGCGCACAGGCCGGGGAATGGCCATGGACATGGCCCAGGCCGAGGCGGCCGCGTTCCTCATCGGCACCGCCATGATCCAGGCCGCCAACACGGACACCGAGCCCGTGGCCGTGGGCAACCGCTCGCTCTACCACGCGCCCTACGGCATCTACCCCTGCGAGGGCGACGACCGCTGGTGCGTCATCGCCACCGAGAACGACGCGCAGTGGCGCAGCCTGGCCGCCGCCATCGGCCGGCCGGAGCTGGCCGGCGACCCGCGTTTCCGGGATTCCGCGGACCGGGTGCGCCGCCGGGACGAACTGGACGCGATGATCGAGGAATGGACCCGGACGCGCGACCGCCACGAGGTCATGCGGCTGTTGCAGGCGGAAGGAGTCCCTTGCGGCGCGGTCCAGAACGGCGCCGACCTGGTGGAGAACGACCCGCACCTCCAGGCCCGCGGCTTTCTCGGCACCCATGACAACCCGCGCTTCGGGCGCCTCACCCTTCCCTGCCTCCCCATCCGCTTCGCCCGCACCGCCGCCTCGCAGGACTGGGTTTTCCCCGACCTCGGCCGCGACACCGACCGCACCCTGCGCGACGTGCTGGGCTACGACGACGCGCGCATCCGGCAGCTACGCGAGGACGGCGCGTTGGAGTGA